TCTATGCGCCATGTTATTCCCTGGTCAACGCTCTTGTAGGCTGTTGTCGCTGATGTGCCATAGGCAATGGCAGCATCATTGATATATACAAGCGATGAGTGCTGGGCTTGAGGCAGCTTGTAGTCGTTGATAGACTCAGTAGGAATGTTTACCCACTTGCCTCCTTTTGGCGTACCACCATAGCGCGTAATCTTTCTCCAAACAACAGTATTTGTCTTGTTATTGCCTGTAAGCAGACAGTAGTCTGTGCTGTCGCTGGCTATGAATGGGAAGCTTGCGAAGGCTATGTCGTCGAGACCTAACAGTTGCTTCACGGAGTCGGTCTTAAGACTTGTGCTCAGGTCATCAGCCATCCATGTCAGTCCTCCGTCAGAAGAGACGTTCATCACGCTGTCTTTTGTGATGGCATAAAGCTCTTTCGTGCTCAAGCCCGCCAGCTTCTTCAGTCCCGTTACTGTTGCGGTGCTCTCTGCGTTCCATGTCGTGCCGTCTGTAGTGCTGTACAGCTGTCCGCCGCTCATGGTGAACGCTTTCTTTGTGTTTGACACAGCATTAGCCCAAGCGTTCTCGTCGAGAGTGGCTACCTTTGTCCAGGTCTTGCCATAGTCTTTTGAAGCGAGCACCTCTGTGGCGCTGCTCTTCTTGCCCATTGCCACGAGAACCGTGTCGATGGTGAGCATTCGCATGTTGCTGAATCCTGACAGCTGTGTGTCTTGAGCAACCTGATACCAGCCAACATTGTCTGACGCGCGTTTTGCTACGTTGAGCTGAACGCGATAGTCGCGATAATATGTTCCGTCGGTTGAGAACACGCGGAAGATGCGTGTCGTTGAGTCGTTAGCGAAGTCAATACCCACGGAAGAGCTGTACCACTGGAACTGGTCGTTGTCGATATTCTTTACTGCGATGCCACCTGAGTTGAGTGCCGTCACCGTACACAATACGCTGTTGATACGTGTGCCGTAGGGTAGTGAGTCGGTGTTGAAGATGTGGTAGCCGGCAGGCAGGCTCGCAGTTGCTGCAGCCGTCTGCTTTATGTGCATCTTGTAGTTTGAGCCAGTTATCTTGGCAATCACAGAGTCTTTGCCGTCTGCATATTGGTTAAGGGCTCCAAGTGTGAAGGCTGTGATTGCCGCATCGTTGTAAAGCGTTACTTCCTCGTTGTCGTCTTTCAGACATGATGTCAAAGACATGGTTGCGGCGAGCAGCACGCAGAGCATATAGAGGTATTTCTTCATTCTTTTTCTATGAAAAATTTCATTTTTGGCTGCAAATTTACGCACAATTCCGCAAAAAGCGGTCTTTTTCGCCACTTTATTAAAGAAAATATATGATAAACAGCCCGATTTTAAGTTGTTTTTAGTTTTCTGCGGTCGAGTAGGTTACTGATGCATGCCTCAAGATATTTCACAGCGAATGGTTTCTCTATGAATGCGTCAACGCCGGCTTTCATGGCTGCCACCTTCGACTGGCTGTCGGTTTTTGCCGTGAGGAGTATGAACGGTATCTGGTTTGTGGCTGCATTCTGTCGCATACGGCTGCACAACTCAGGACCGTCCATCTGTTCCATCATCCAGTCGCTGATGATGATGTCCACTGTTGAGGTGGGCGCATGACCGTCTTTGACTACAAGCGAGTTCTCAAGTATCTTGAGTGCCTCAGCGCCGTCGCGTGCTGGCGTGACTTCAAACCTGTCCATGAATGTGGTGACGAGGAAGGTTAGCATGTCCTCATTGTCATCGACTATGAGCATCGACGGCTTCTGTTGCTGTACAACCTCGGAAGCGTTCTTACTAATCTCTTCCAGCGTTTGGTTAGAACGCTCCTCGCGTTCTGGCTGAACGGGTTCGCCGCTTATCTCCTGTGTCGAGGGCAGCGTGATGCGGAAGGTGGTGCCCTTGCCCAGTTCTGATAGCACTTCTACTGTACCGTGGTGCTGTTCCGCTATCTTCTTTACGATGCTCAGGCCGATGCCTGTTCCTGGCTTTCGGTCCTTCGTCTGGAAGAACGG
This region of Prevotella sp. E13-27 genomic DNA includes:
- a CDS encoding DUF6242 domain-containing protein — its product is MKKYLYMLCVLLAATMSLTSCLKDDNEEVTLYNDAAITAFTLGALNQYADGKDSVIAKITGSNYKMHIKQTAAATASLPAGYHIFNTDSLPYGTRINSVLCTVTALNSGGIAVKNIDNDQFQWYSSSVGIDFANDSTTRIFRVFSTDGTYYRDYRVQLNVAKRASDNVGWYQVAQDTQLSGFSNMRMLTIDTVLVAMGKKSSATEVLASKDYGKTWTKVATLDENAWANAVSNTKKAFTMSGGQLYSTTDGTTWNAESTATVTGLKKLAGLSTKELYAITKDSVMNVSSDGGLTWMADDLSTSLKTDSVKQLLGLDDIAFASFPFIASDSTDYCLLTGNNKTNTVVWRKITRYGGTPKGGKWVNIPTESINDYKLPQAQHSSLVYINDAAIAYGTSATTAYKSVDQGITWRIDTSYALPEAMMAVTKDSHNNVLWAVTANGKVWKGVK